A region of the Echeneis naucrates chromosome 22, fEcheNa1.1, whole genome shotgun sequence genome:
TCCCCAGCACAGTTCAGGCTTCCAATAGTGGTATTCGGACTGCCACCACACCCATCCTCCCCCAGCCCGCCTCAGCTAACTCCTCCCCAGTCCAGCAGTCCCTCATTGTGGGCCCAGCAGTGCCACAGGGCACGGTGATGCTGGTTctccctcagtcctcagtctctcAGGCCCCTCACTGCCCTCAGACTGTCATGACACTGGGCAACACCAAGCTGTTACCTTTGGCCCCAGCCCCTGTCTATGTGCCGACTGggcccagcagcagcaccacagccACAAAAATAGACTTTTCCCGCAGAAGAAACTATGTTTGTAACTTTCCAAGCTGCAGGAAGACATACTTCAAGAGCTCGCACCTCAAGGCTCACCTTCGAACACACACAGGTGCGCATTTCATGCATTTATggcttcgtttttttttttgggggggtggggggtgttggtCTGCGTAAGGGTGTGGAATAAAATATGTCTACTGCAGATGACTCTTGCATCCTGTTTGTGAAGCATTCCTTCTTTGGAGATGTTAGTGTTTGATGGGAACAGAGTGAACTCATTGTTTCATGTCAAACAGCACTGTGACTGGTGAAGACTTTATGACTACAGTGTGACTCACTTGTGGACTCTAATCTCtccctgtttttcctttccctctcttaGGTGAAAAGCCTTTCAGCTGCAGCTGGGATGGCTGTGACAAGAGGTTTGCTCGCTCTGACGAACTCTCACGTCACCGGCGAACACACACTGGTGAAAAGAAATTTGTCTGTCCTGTGTGTGACCGGCGATTCATGCGTAGTGATCACCTCACCAAACACGCACGACGGCACATGACCACAAAGAAAATTCCCTCCTGGCAGGCTGATGTTAGGAGCTTGAACAAAATAGTTGCTGGTAAAACACTTCCCTCAAAGCCAGGTCTTGCCACACTAAGCATGCTGGTACCTGCCAGCTCAAAGTAGGCAATGAACGCTGTCATCCTACCCACTCCCAAGATGCCACAGGGATATATGGAGCAGCCAAGCACACAAGGTTGCTCCCCTTAAACTcatgggaaatgaaaaaaaaaaacaaaaaaaaaaacaaaacatgcactGGACTTTGTTTCCTCTCTACTGCTCATTTTCACATGGGTTTTTCTCTACAGAattcttttgtttactttgataTAAGTGATAATATGTATGCACCCTTGCCAAAGGCTTTGTATGAAGTTTGTCTTACACATTTCACCTTCTCTACCCCTCCTATgacactttttctttatttacgTTAAAACTGGTGTGTATATGAATGTATTGTATTGTTCGTTTCActataaaatgcatttatttgttatatttgggaaaatattgacacaaaaacaatgtaaataCGAACATTAATCAACGATTCTATGATTATACATTGATTATATCTGTGTCTAacttttcatattatttaatacatatttgtaataaaagcattaaatgagtcatttatgttcattttgtatttttccaatAACTAATCCTGGAAACACAAGTACTCGAATCGAGTTAAAGTCAGCAGTCCTGACTGCTGACATCCAATAAACGTGCGTCCacatcctgtgtgtgtcacGTTGTGACTGCCCCCTCTTGTCAGCTGAAACTCACTGGTGTCCTTTAGAATGTGCTGACTAGCTTGTGGGTTGCTTCCTGCTGGCCCAATGATGGGGGATTTTTATGTGTTATAAAAAATCTTTGGATGAGACCATCTGcagacattttgttgtgttcatTAGTTCAGAATGCTTGATGAGTCAaggcagacaaaaacagactggGATTTGTCTGCTTTGTATTGGAGTTATTTAAGAGATCATTTGAGCCCATTCAGCCCATCACATGGGAACAAGGAGATGGTGGGGCTGCGTGTCTCTTATGTAATACACCATTGAGTTTTATTCATTCGGAAAATCTCCCATCAGTCCACTAAGTTTTATCAAACAACCTGTTGTGTTCACCCTTTAAAAATTCTAATTTACAATACTCAATAGAATAAGACTTTGAACTTATGGTTTTTCATATTCTCCCTTCTCCTTCAGAAATTTGAAGGAATTTAATGGAATTCAATAATGTAAGTAATAGAAAGGGAAATTTGATATTAACAGGACCAACACGGACTCCCTGTGCTGCATCCATCCTCTCTTATTATGCACATTTATGAGCAGTGGTCCCACACCCATTTACAGTGGACCTGCTCCAATCAGACGGTGAGAAATATGAACTGTTGGGGGGGTGCGACCAATCACATCTGTTCCCTGCACACCCGCCCCTTTGCCTTACTGACCGACATACTGACTGGCCGTGTGCCACTGCAGCGACCCCTGCTGCCAGAAACATGTCACCACCATTTCAGACGAGAGAGGGGTACTTCTGTGTCAGAAAAATCACGAAGGTGACAAGAATATTTGCTGTGGTCTAAACATGGTCATAGATTAAGCATTTACTTACAAGCAaatccattcatcttttttaaatgatggccgACAGATTTTTTAAACTTCAAttttcaaaaagtttttttaaactcattcGTATTCCTGCTTACATATAGAGTGGCGTTGTAAAACAAGAAAGGGCATTTTAATGGCGAGTCCTTTTGCAACTATTGTTCattaagaaacaaaataaaactaataaattGCAACaactaaagaaataaataaacaaacaaattagcATTTAGACTGTTGTctaacgttggtccttggttgggctgcaacgtcagacaacgttagataactaattgtGTAGTGCTGACAAGCAACCACCATccatttagtcagtgttaccttactataatcagacgtcaagccaacgttaggtttttaacgtaaacccatttttcaaattcagatcataatccaattataataaAATGTTCGGctacaacgttgttccaacgtcacactaacttcaggtgtttgctttCGCTGGCGacaataaaccaatcagagagcagaacGCAGTGCTCTTACCTCCGCCGCCGGCACGTTAACATAAtattgtacatttgtgtgtatgaaatCGAAATTTTCCGACTCTTAAACTCAGACACTGAAAACGAttaatttgatggatttgtggaagaaaaaatattaaaaatgtgagtgtatttttctgtatttgtcacaactgaacgatattctgagttattgtgaatgagttgaataaagttcgactcacctgactgttttgtttagctttagctatgtttagctttatatatgttttatcatgcgcctatgtatgaaaatagacctgttCATCGGTAATccgccttataatgcggtgcgtTTTTGTTACAGTTACAACAATGAAAACGTATCAAATCCTGGAAGAAGaacaacagaaatgtttccAGGGGAGATGTTTCCTCGTTGCACCTCCAGCCGTTGCTATGGTTACATCAACACTGCCGGTTGgactttacttttgtttgtggTCGCACAAAACGAGCTAAAACTTAAATTAACAGACTTTAAACCCTCAACTTTTTAAGTGAGCCTACATTGCAGCGGTTCAGTAAGAAAGTTGGgcgctatatatatatatttttttatttatttaattaattttttttagcaggTCAACTTCAATCAGCATGGAGGTCGAAGAAAAGCTCAAAGAGCTGAACATCACAGCAGAGGAGGCGGACAGGCTGACAAAGGCTTTCAAAGACGAGAAATTCAGGGAAATGCTGCACGATTACGTCCAAGAGATATCAGACCCCGAGAATAAGAGAAGGTATGAGGAGGAGATCAagctgctggagcaggagagagggaaCAACATCGAGTTTATTCACCCGGAACCATTCAGGTGTCTCAAGACGAGTGTGAACGGCAAGCTGAAGTGTTTCATTAACATCTGTGTCGATGGTAAAATTGGATCGCCTGCATGTGAGAGTGGTGTGTCCGAGGATGGACGCAGAGGGCAGCGCTGGTCCCTGCCTCACAGCCTGAACCCAGGGAGGCATGACACAGATGCAAAAGGGAATAAAATTCTGATCTATGATGTTGTTTTCCACCCTGATACTCTCTACATAGCGAGCAAAAATAAGAGATTCATGAATATAGTCGATGGCACAGCCATTCAAGGAATCCAGAATGCTTTTAAGGTGactctggataaaaaaaatgtgcgaGAGATGAACACCAGATACAAGGGCACCCCTCGGCCTTGTGTCATCCGAAAACCCATTCCAGGATACAAAGCCAAGGAGCCCTCGGAGCAGCCCGACCCTCTTGCTTTCCCATACCCAGATGAGAAAAGACCTGCCGCAGCCCCAGAAACAAAACCGAATTCACCTTCaataaaaaacagcagtgaagcCAAACCTTACCACTTCCACATCCAGCCTCAGAACAGCAACGATCCAACCAAGCCTAACTACACCATTAAATATCGGTCTTTTTTTGACCTGCAGGATTTTAGATGCTCCAGAGACTCAGCCAGGAGTCCCAGGCCCAAAGAGATCGTAATCACCATCGACATGCCCCTGCTGAAGTCTGTCAAAGACACTAACCTTGAGATCAAAGAAAAAAGCCTGCATTTGGATTCAAAGAAACCAGCTTACAGACTGGAGCTGCCTTTGGCCTACCCCGTGGACGAAGACAAAGGAGAAGCCAAGTTTAACAGGCAAAGAGGACAGCTGACTGTCACACTGCCTGTTCTTCCATCTAATGAGGCTGTTTATTTTGCTGCAGGCCCTGCCACCACTCTCAGTGACACTCAGGGAAAATGTGACAATAAAGAGGAgggaacagaaaatgaagaggatAAATGGAAAGAGCAAGAGCAATGTGAGGAGGAGCAACAAAAAATTGAggagaggaaagtggaggagggaaaagaaggtGATGAGGAAAATCTAAAGACGCAGACAAAGGTAGACAAAAGTCTAGCTGAAGAAACAGAGATGACCAAAAAAGGCCAGGATGCTGTTAAATGGGAGGAGAGTGGtacaggaaaagaagaaacaaagggaggagaaaaaaaagaggagaaacttGGTTTGGAGGAGGAAGGCAATTCTCAGAAACAGAACACAGATGGCCAAAAAAGGGAGATACAGGTAACAAGGGTTGAGGATCAAAAAAGTGACATGACTCATGAAAGCCAAGTAGAGGAGAATGAACTGAAGgcactgaaacatgaaaataaggAAAGTCAGCCAGTTTTAATCGCTGCTGAATATGACTGTGAAGCGAGGGAAGGGGGAGAAGAAAATCCAAAGTCTGGTTTGGATTCAACAGAAATCACAGAGGAGGCTGAGAAAACGAACAAAATTGAAGAAGGGAGTGAGCAGGTGAGATGAATCATGAGCAGGCTGAAACGTGTGGTCGACTTAATCTTAATTTCCTTCAccgtctgtgtttttctgttctagGAGATAACAGATGCTGCATTTCTCAATCAGACATCCAGCGAGCAGTCCCACACTGCCACATTTACATCATCCACCAAGGCAACCACCTCAAACCACGACACTGCAAAGGCCTGCTGCTCCTCCCAGGTGACTGAAACATGTGCATCAGCTAAAGCAAACAAGGCAAGGACTGATACAGGCACCAGAAACCAGAAGGAGCGGGAAGGCATGGATGAAGATGACCTGCCAACAGAACCGATCCTCCAGATCCCAGAGCATGACAAAAAGCCGACACCAGCCGTATTAAGGGAAGTTGATAAAGATGGAAACGAAAAGGTCATCAGTGATCATTCCACTTCTATTCAGATAACTTTCCAAAACACCCTCATCTACGAACTGGACTGAGGACTCTATGTAAATGTTGACGGTATATTTCTTGTATTGCAGCAGTGACTTAAATGATCTAAACTATCATCTGGAAGTGTCTTGTATAACAATATGAAGATATTAAAACCTGAATTTTCTCTGGAGTCACAAAATTCAAATATATAAAGCATGCAACATTTCAATATCCAAGAATAAACAGCTGACAAGATATgtattgcatttattttattgaactttGCTCATgtaaacgtaaaaaaaaaacatgtgggTCATTAGCACAGTAAAAACTGACTCCCTTTAGGTGACACTGATGAACCCTGAGGCACTCTGCAGAAGATTATTCCAATGTCTTTATTCCCCTGCTTAATACAAGTGGGTCAGTAGGGGAGCATAGATTTTACTCTCGgaggcagcaggagcagcagagaaagtgCCCAATAGTAAGAGACACAGCATGTATGAAGGAACTAGTGCTCTTCTCTTAGCCCATCCTTGATATATGGGAAGAGCATTATAGGTTGAATTCAGAAGCCAGAAGCACTTTAAAAACAAGGCTTAACAGAGTCAATACTgttctttcattaaaaaggtTTGACCAAAAATTTGAAGACATCAGACACCCCCCTACAGTACAGAGCGAACTACTGCTGTAGAGTTTTCAGTAAAACCAAACTTTGTTTCTGCTCATCTAATTCCTCTCTGGAGGGAGTTATCTAGGAATTGGGAGTAGCAGGAGAGGGAGCAGAAGTGCTGTTGAATGGGGGCATCTGTGCCTCCCATGTCGTCCACTAGGACCACCGTATGTGAGACTTGGTGCAGGTTCATGCTGACTGCTGCCTTGATGTAGaaattgacacacacacagccgcaATCACAAGTCTTGGCTACTTCAAGGTCCTGACACAAGTGGGCAGGGATAAGATGAGGTCCATATGGTATCCTGTGAAGTGGATCAAAAAGAGTGAGAATTTTACAAACTTGATATGATCCAGAGACTGAATAAATGAcaatctgtgctttttttttttacactaacCTGAGGTTGGACACAGCTCTGGAAGCCAGCTCTTGGAGTGGAAGAGGGAATGTGAGGTGCATAGTGTGGTCCAGAGGATTAGGCTGAATAAACGGGTTTCCGAACAAGTCCAGATTCTCCAGACTCAGCTTGCGGAAGTCACTGGGCAGAACGGCCAGCTGGTTATGTGCTGCTGATAGGAACCTCAGTTTGTGGAGTCGGCCGATGTGAAAGGGCAAACAAACAAGCTCATTGTCATCCAGTTTGAGGTTCACTAGTTCTCTGAGCTGGCAGAACTGAGCAGGGAGGAACTGCAGTCGGTTCTGGCTGAGGTCCAGGAGCTGGAGGGTCCTCTGCAGGGTGGACAGGCACAAGGCCTTACTGAAGGCTTCCAGGTGGTTGTTGTGGAGGATGAGTTCAGACAGGCAGCTGAGGTCACCAATGGTGGCGGGGAGTTTCTTGATGTGGTTGTTGCTGAGATCTAGCTTGCGGAGAGCTggataaagaaaataagaagTA
Encoded here:
- the dnaaf2 gene encoding protein kintoun, whose amino-acid sequence is MEVEEKLKELNITAEEADRLTKAFKDEKFREMLHDYVQEISDPENKRRYEEEIKLLEQERGNNIEFIHPEPFRCLKTSVNGKLKCFINICVDGKIGSPACESGVSEDGRRGQRWSLPHSLNPGRHDTDAKGNKILIYDVVFHPDTLYIASKNKRFMNIVDGTAIQGIQNAFKVTLDKKNVREMNTRYKGTPRPCVIRKPIPGYKAKEPSEQPDPLAFPYPDEKRPAAAPETKPNSPSIKNSSEAKPYHFHIQPQNSNDPTKPNYTIKYRSFFDLQDFRCSRDSARSPRPKEIVITIDMPLLKSVKDTNLEIKEKSLHLDSKKPAYRLELPLAYPVDEDKGEAKFNRQRGQLTVTLPVLPSNEAVYFAAGPATTLSDTQGKCDNKEEGTENEEDKWKEQEQCEEEQQKIEERKVEEGKEGDEENLKTQTKVDKSLAEETEMTKKGQDAVKWEESGTGKEETKGGEKKEEKLGLEEEGNSQKQNTDGQKREIQVTRVEDQKSDMTHESQVEENELKALKHENKESQPVLIAAEYDCEAREGGEENPKSGLDSTEITEEAEKTNKIEEGSEQEITDAAFLNQTSSEQSHTATFTSSTKATTSNHDTAKACCSSQVTETCASAKANKARTDTGTRNQKEREGMDEDDLPTEPILQIPEHDKKPTPAVLREVDKDGNEKVISDHSTSIQITFQNTLIYELD
- the lrr1 gene encoding leucine-rich repeat protein 1, which gives rise to MKLQCDVEVVNRLLPAFGMKSRGKGTRAVLSIGRHLDKTNQRNNIYMMICTAKDRAGSKYKLKDNIEKFFTWFVEEGKATVRLKEPAVDICLSKADANSLKNFLSAARLADRGSDTSSLPLSTLTPVRAKDVEQLKKKLTIVSKKDYPLTSNFPYSLEQLQVSYCRLSRVDMRMLSLKALRKLDLSNNHIKKLPATIGDLSCLSELILHNNHLEAFSKALCLSTLQRTLQLLDLSQNRLQFLPAQFCQLRELVNLKLDDNELVCLPFHIGRLHKLRFLSAAHNQLAVLPSDFRKLSLENLDLFGNPFIQPNPLDHTMHLTFPLPLQELASRAVSNLRIPYGPHLIPAHLCQDLEVAKTCDCGCVCVNFYIKAAVSMNLHQVSHTVVLVDDMGGTDAPIQQHFCSLSCYSQFLDNSLQRGIR